From the genome of Mucilaginibacter paludis DSM 18603:
CTGGGTAAAAATGCTCAATGTTGCAAGCATTGATATTTCTGCATCTTACCGAAACCTTGAAAGTATATACTTAGCCAAAAATTTTGCATCGAAAGGTTTTTTGGGAAATTACTATGGCATAGTAAGCAAAGTTGATTTCTGCATAGCTGAATCAAACAAAACAAAAATTTTACTTACTCCCGGATTTGGCTTGGGATATGCAACGCAAACGTTTTATACCAACAATAACCCACTGGTAGGCAGTCATATCAACTTTACCGCCCAAGTTGGCTTAAAGGTAATCGCCGCCTTGTCGCCATCGGTTAGATTAGTTGGAGGATTAGATTTATACCATTTCTCTAATGCTGCTTTTAAACTATCTAACTATGGGGTAAACTCAATCAATGCTTCAATCGGCATCGACAAAGACATTAATATATCTGCGCCTTCAACCTCCAAAAATTTATTCCAACATTACACTAAACATTCTTTTGAATTTGGAGTTGATATTGGCCGAAGAGGCTTAGTTCAGGAAGGCGGAGGAATTTACGGCCAAACGGCAATAAATCAGAAAAAAGCCACATCGATGCTTTATCAATCCGGCCTTTACGCTGGCTACAATTATCGGTTGAACCCTGTGTTGAGTTTAAGAGCAGGGGTAGATGCTGTATATTACTACAAAACATTTGAAGTCAATAATTTTTATGCTACGTACCAGGAGTTAGGAACTTCTTATGACAGGGTTCGCGCTGGTGTAAGCTTAGGTACCGAGTTGTGGTTAGGCAAAGTATCCATCCCTTTAAACTTTGGCCATTATTTTCATTTCAAGACATTTACACCTACTAACACTAAAACTTATTTCCCGCCGGATTTTTATTGGACCTTTGGTGCACGGTATTACTTAAAACCTTGGGTAGCGATAGAAGCGAAACAATATTTGCACAGAACTCAAGCTGATTTTGCAGGGTTGGGATTGATATTTAAAATTCGCTAATGAAGTGAACAATTAGGTTTTGACAACATGATCAATGTATAAAAAAGTTCAAGCAAAGAGATAGATGCGAGCTATAAAACTACACCATCATTGAGCGACTAAATGAACTTACATTATCAATATATAAGCGGAACTACCTGAGGCACAGTATAATTATAATTATAACGAATTATATGTTAAATTTAATTTAGAAAGGCCTGAATGATTACTTTTTTGAAACCGTGCTCCTATAAAAAACGCCAATATCCCCATTAATAATATCTTGTTCAGTAAATGAGGTATGGTTTATCAAGCCTGCTCCATATCGATCAGCATCGTTTACCATATGAATTACATTATCAGTTGTCTGAACAGCATCAGGATAACTGGGTGCCGCGACTATATCGTTTTCTACCAATACCGATTTATATTTCCAGCTCACGCCATTATTTACCGATAAAAAAACCGTCAAGTTAGTTCTGTAAAAACTATTATTAATAATTAATAAGATATTACCACTTTTTAACTTTCCAATGAATACCCGGGAAGCAGCATTAGGAAATATTGTTTTAAAGCCGCTAATAGTATCCCAACTACTGCCATTGTTATAACTATTTGAATATTGAATATTACCGGCATTATTACCTGCCCCCGTTCGCGTAAGCGCAAACAAATGGCCATTGCCTAAATCGGTAACCATGTGCTCAATATTGAGTCCGGTTTGGGGCTGAGCTGCTGGAAGGTAAGAAATTTTCAGGAAACTATTTTTTATCGCAAAGCTCCCTTTATAAATAAAAGCACCATCGAGGCCAGCCGGTGTAGGTGATGATCTCCAAACACTTATCGGGAAAATAATATCAGCGTTGTTATTGATACAGATGGGTTTATTCATCATTATTCCATCGGACAACCTTCTCGGAGTATCAAATCTTAACGTATCGTTTACAAGTGCCATCCTTGAGTACCAAACCCCGCCTACGCCATCCCACACCAAGGTCGATTTTACTTTAGCCCAGAAGAGATAAACATTACCATAAGGGTCTGTCCATAAGCATGCGTCAAAAAAGCGAACTAAACTCTTGGCAGTAGGCGTAATCACAGCCTCATTATCCAACCAGGTTTTTCCAAGATCCTTGCTAACGGAAACCGTGATATAGTTACCTGGCCCCTCTCCATTTGTACCGGAGTACCAAGCCGTAAACAAATTATTACTTTTATCGGCTGTGATGGATGGTATGCCTTGCCAGCTTCTGTTTAAAAATGCGGTATTTGCTTTCTGCTTAACTAAAATCTGTCCTTCTAAAGATTCATTTGTATTTCCGTCTGAAAAAACCGTTGGATCCGCAATGGCTGTAGGAACCATTGGGGATGTATTGACATTTACATTAGCTGTAGGAACGCTTTCTATAATGATTGATGTATCATTTTTTTTGCATGAATACAAAACAAAAACCAATAACAAAAACACGTAAAAATGCTTCATGGGCAAATAGCTATTCTTAAATTAGGAATAGCTAAATAACTGAATTTTAGTCAATTTACAAACTTTTTTTTTAATTAAAGGTCAAAAAATATTTGACAATTTAAGC
Proteins encoded in this window:
- a CDS encoding acyloxyacyl hydrolase, with the translated sequence MVKKLFFSVAVYLLILFSNDVNAQYKNSVEITPIASLKVFSADSTLRGSSWGLEATYRINMADNKADWVKMLNVASIDISASYRNLESIYLAKNFASKGFLGNYYGIVSKVDFCIAESNKTKILLTPGFGLGYATQTFYTNNNPLVGSHINFTAQVGLKVIAALSPSVRLVGGLDLYHFSNAAFKLSNYGVNSINASIGIDKDINISAPSTSKNLFQHYTKHSFEFGVDIGRRGLVQEGGGIYGQTAINQKKATSMLYQSGLYAGYNYRLNPVLSLRAGVDAVYYYKTFEVNNFYATYQELGTSYDRVRAGVSLGTELWLGKVSIPLNFGHYFHFKTFTPTNTKTYFPPDFYWTFGARYYLKPWVAIEAKQYLHRTQADFAGLGLIFKIR
- a CDS encoding exo-alpha-sialidase — encoded protein: MVFVLYSCKKNDTSIIIESVPTANVNVNTSPMVPTAIADPTVFSDGNTNESLEGQILVKQKANTAFLNRSWQGIPSITADKSNNLFTAWYSGTNGEGPGNYITVSVSKDLGKTWLDNEAVITPTAKSLVRFFDACLWTDPYGNVYLFWAKVKSTLVWDGVGGVWYSRMALVNDTLRFDTPRRLSDGIMMNKPICINNNADIIFPISVWRSSPTPAGLDGAFIYKGSFAIKNSFLKISYLPAAQPQTGLNIEHMVTDLGNGHLFALTRTGAGNNAGNIQYSNSYNNGSSWDTISGFKTIFPNAASRVFIGKLKSGNILLIINNSFYRTNLTVFLSVNNGVSWKYKSVLVENDIVAAPSYPDAVQTTDNVIHMVNDADRYGAGLINHTSFTEQDIINGDIGVFYRSTVSKK